A window of the Dyadobacter pollutisoli genome harbors these coding sequences:
- a CDS encoding Crp/Fnr family transcriptional regulator — protein MEAKEILKHHFAKTVTLTDEQFNYIFSHFKPIFFKKGQVIISEGDKVEHEYFVTSGCLKAFFVNDEIKMYILQFAMPTWWTSDYGALYNQTRATINVDCITDAEVLSISNDDREKVCGEFHQVEHFFRWRTNRGYIASQKRLLSFMNNNTRTRYEDLLAQYPQLYNLVPKHLIAAYLGVSRETLSRLYNSHK, from the coding sequence ATGGAAGCGAAAGAAATCTTAAAACATCATTTTGCCAAAACCGTCACATTGACTGACGAGCAATTTAATTATATTTTTTCACATTTTAAGCCTATTTTTTTCAAAAAAGGACAGGTGATAATTTCCGAGGGAGACAAGGTCGAACATGAGTATTTCGTCACCTCCGGTTGCTTAAAGGCCTTTTTTGTCAATGATGAGATCAAAATGTACATCCTGCAATTCGCAATGCCCACCTGGTGGACGTCAGACTATGGCGCACTATATAATCAGACCCGGGCGACCATTAATGTGGACTGTATTACCGATGCAGAAGTCCTCAGTATTTCCAATGACGATCGTGAAAAAGTATGCGGTGAATTTCACCAGGTGGAGCACTTTTTTCGCTGGCGGACCAACCGGGGTTATATAGCGTCGCAAAAAAGGCTGCTATCATTTATGAACAATAATACCCGGACCCGCTACGAAGATTTGCTTGCACAATATCCCCAGCTCTACAATCTGGTCCCGAAACACCTCATTGCCGCCTACCTCGGGGTTTCGCGGGAGACGCTCAGCAGACTTTACAATTCTCACAAATAA
- a CDS encoding YceI family protein, with protein sequence METKRFAVEGSQSNIDWTGRKVTGAHNGTIDIKAGELTLLDGKLSGGNFVIDATSIKILDITDPATNAQFAGHLFSEDFFATERFPQATFVITSTSQQHNDSYTVTGDLTIKGITHTVSFPAHIHFSDSSVTASGKILVDRTRYEMKFRSGNFFTNLGDTLIYNEFELDVKLTASATI encoded by the coding sequence ATGGAAACTAAAAGATTTGCAGTCGAGGGTTCACAGAGTAACATTGACTGGACAGGAAGAAAAGTAACAGGTGCGCACAATGGCACCATTGACATCAAAGCTGGCGAGCTGACATTGCTCGATGGAAAACTGAGCGGCGGGAATTTCGTCATCGACGCTACGTCCATCAAGATACTGGACATCACTGATCCCGCTACCAACGCGCAGTTTGCAGGCCACCTGTTTTCAGAAGATTTTTTCGCAACAGAACGTTTTCCCCAGGCCACATTTGTCATTACCAGCACTAGTCAGCAGCATAACGACAGCTACACCGTCACCGGCGATCTGACGATCAAGGGTATCACCCACACGGTGAGCTTCCCGGCCCATATACATTTCTCAGATAGCTCCGTGACCGCGTCGGGTAAAATCCTCGTCGATCGTACCCGCTACGAAATGAAGTTCCGTTCAGGTAATTTCTTCACAAACCTGGGCGATACGCTCATCTACAATGAATTTGAACTGGATGTAAAATTAACCGCATCTGCCACCATTTAA
- a CDS encoding tautomerase family protein: protein MPYIKIEVTREGVTREQKQKLIAGVTNVITEVLNKDPKLTHVVIQEIELDDWGYAGEQVSVLREKGITANKPA from the coding sequence ATGCCTTACATCAAAATAGAGGTAACCCGGGAAGGCGTTACCCGTGAACAAAAACAAAAGCTGATCGCAGGAGTGACCAACGTGATTACCGAAGTACTGAACAAAGACCCAAAACTGACCCACGTGGTGATACAGGAAATAGAACTGGACGACTGGGGTTACGCGGGAGAGCAGGTATCTGTACTCCGCGAAAAGGGAATAACCGCTAACAAACCTGCCTGA
- a CDS encoding SDR family NAD(P)-dependent oxidoreductase, with product MKKQTIIITGASTGIGKAIAGLFLQNEYNVVINSANEANLTETFNELGHHERLARVTGDISRPATGQQLVETAVTRFGTVDILVNNAGIFEPKGFLEVDEAYLDRFLSINLKGTYFTSQAAIRQMLKQGEGSIINIGTVLVDHAIGGFPATAPIASKGGIHALTRQLAAEFGKNNIRVNGIAPGIIRSPLQSKNGISDADSLAGLHLVDRIGETSDVAELVLYLAGSNFVSGEIINLDGGHVSGHHIG from the coding sequence ATGAAAAAGCAAACGATTATTATAACCGGCGCATCCACAGGAATTGGCAAAGCCATAGCCGGTTTATTTTTACAAAATGAGTACAATGTGGTCATCAACTCAGCCAATGAGGCAAACCTAACCGAGACGTTTAATGAACTCGGCCATCACGAGAGACTGGCCAGGGTTACTGGGGATATCAGCCGCCCGGCTACTGGGCAGCAGCTTGTTGAAACAGCCGTAACGAGGTTCGGAACCGTGGATATATTGGTAAACAATGCAGGGATATTTGAGCCCAAAGGTTTTCTGGAAGTGGACGAAGCCTATCTCGACCGTTTTTTAAGTATCAATTTAAAAGGTACCTACTTCACAAGTCAGGCTGCGATCAGGCAAATGCTGAAACAGGGCGAAGGCTCCATCATTAACATTGGTACCGTACTGGTAGATCACGCTATCGGCGGATTTCCAGCGACCGCACCTATTGCAAGTAAAGGTGGTATCCATGCATTGACGAGACAATTGGCAGCCGAGTTTGGCAAAAATAATATTCGTGTAAACGGCATTGCACCCGGCATTATCAGAAGCCCATTGCAATCCAAAAACGGCATCAGCGACGCGGACAGCCTTGCAGGCCTTCATCTGGTTGACCGTATCGGTGAAACAAGTGATGTTGCCGAACTGGTCCTTTACCTGGCAGGCAGCAATTTTGTGAGCGGCGAGATCATCAACCTGGACGGCGGGCATGTTTCCGGCCACCACATTGGATAA
- a CDS encoding nuclear transport factor 2 family protein has protein sequence MNNYTDNAAAVTAVLSNYLNGVFNGDVDLLRSAFHPQALVAGDVNGQPYFKTLDQYLDGVKNRKSPFELGEKFRMEILSIEIINMIAVAKLRLPMFEFNYYDLLSLTKVNGEWVIVNKLLTNVSI, from the coding sequence ATGAACAACTACACTGATAACGCAGCGGCTGTAACAGCCGTTTTATCAAACTATCTTAACGGAGTCTTTAATGGAGACGTTGACTTGCTCCGCAGCGCATTTCACCCTCAGGCACTGGTAGCTGGCGATGTGAACGGGCAGCCTTATTTCAAAACGCTGGATCAATACCTCGACGGCGTCAAAAACCGGAAGAGCCCTTTCGAGCTGGGCGAAAAGTTTCGCATGGAAATTTTATCGATAGAAATCATCAATATGATAGCGGTTGCGAAGTTGCGTCTGCCTATGTTTGAGTTTAATTATTATGACCTGTTATCGCTGACCAAAGTCAATGGAGAATGGGTGATCGTAAATAAGTTATTAACCAATGTAAGCATTTGA
- a CDS encoding NAD(P)H-dependent flavin oxidoreductase gives MWNQTRITQLLGIKYPILLGPMGGGFSTPELLAAVSNAGGLGSLGAYTLTPEQLLEAGKSIKNQTDKPYNINLWVSDVDPELAHYSAESLEKVKALFKPFYDALSIPLPELDMNIPSKFDKQVEVLFNIKPAVFSFIFGIPSPEILNEARRLGIKTVGAATTLDEALALEEAKVDAIVAAGFEAGGHRPSFLKPAQDSLTGTFALVQQLKARIKTPVIAAGGITDGKGIAAALTLGADAAQLGTAFLVTDESNTTPLHKALLLSEEANYHTVLSKSLTGRMGRMISNTISKEISNQTPVLPFPLQTRLLAPLREASLAQGRTDMVNFWSGQNPVRLKLSKAAEVMQALVTETQRILEPRAGL, from the coding sequence ATGTGGAACCAAACCAGAATAACGCAGCTGCTGGGTATTAAATATCCAATCCTTTTGGGCCCGATGGGCGGTGGTTTTTCAACACCTGAGCTTCTGGCCGCAGTATCCAATGCAGGCGGATTGGGAAGCCTGGGCGCCTATACCCTCACGCCCGAGCAGCTGCTGGAAGCGGGAAAATCTATCAAAAATCAAACAGATAAGCCTTATAACATCAATCTTTGGGTTTCGGATGTTGACCCTGAGCTAGCCCATTATTCAGCAGAAAGCCTGGAAAAAGTAAAAGCGCTTTTCAAGCCTTTCTATGACGCTCTGAGCATTCCCCTGCCAGAATTAGACATGAACATTCCCTCCAAATTCGACAAGCAGGTAGAGGTGCTTTTCAATATCAAGCCAGCAGTTTTCAGTTTCATTTTTGGCATTCCTTCGCCCGAAATACTGAATGAGGCACGGAGATTGGGCATTAAAACAGTTGGCGCGGCTACTACATTAGATGAAGCCCTGGCTTTGGAAGAAGCAAAAGTTGACGCTATTGTGGCAGCAGGCTTTGAAGCAGGCGGACACCGTCCTTCCTTCTTAAAACCTGCACAGGATTCCCTAACCGGCACATTCGCCTTGGTTCAGCAACTGAAAGCCCGGATAAAAACACCTGTGATCGCCGCCGGAGGTATTACCGACGGCAAGGGCATTGCAGCCGCATTGACTTTGGGAGCCGATGCCGCACAACTTGGTACCGCATTCCTGGTGACCGACGAGTCCAATACCACCCCACTTCACAAAGCCTTATTGCTCTCTGAGGAAGCCAATTACCACACGGTCCTTTCCAAATCACTGACTGGCCGAATGGGGAGAATGATCAGCAATACCATTTCAAAGGAAATTTCAAACCAGACTCCGGTACTGCCATTTCCATTGCAAACACGCCTGCTCGCCCCGCTCAGAGAAGCCTCCCTGGCCCAGGGCAGAACAGATATGGTCAATTTCTGGTCAGGTCAGAATCCGGTCCGGTTAAAACTTTCAAAAGCAGCAGAGGTCATGCAGGCACTGGTCACCGAAACGCAGCGCATACTTGAACCTCGTGCTGGTTTGTAA
- a CDS encoding phosphocholine-specific phospholipase C: MDSRREFLKKAALLTGGAGMMGFLPESVQRAMAINPAPGTTYLDAEHVVILMQENRSFDHTYGKLQGVRGFNDPRAITLPNKNKVWLQTDKKGDTYGPFRLNIKNTKATWMHDLPHSRESQVDAYNGGKYDKWLTSKRSGHAEYSDMPLTLGYYDREDLPFYYALADAFTVCDQNFCSSMTPTHPNRYYLWSGTIRETPDIDSLAVVRNSYFSINKPVKWKTFPERLHDADVSWKFYQNEVGAIMQFHPGLGSWLSNFGCNPLERYAQYHVKSSADYIHYAKLEVEKLKTELPNLKEKLTVASVEEKTKLSKSYDNQVALLEKYEGDLAQYSEENLKKFSVKERDLHHRAFVSNREDPDYLKLSTITYEENGEKRKVQVPKSDIFYQFRKDVKEGKLPTVSYLAAPQNFSDHPSAPWYGAWYVSETLDILTQNPEVWKKTIFILCYDENDGYYDHVPPFSIPNPFKPDSGKVSEGIDIKAEYVTLEQDMSQVPKGNAREGAIGLGFRVPLVVASPWSRGGKVCSQVFDHTSIIQFLEEFTSHKSGKKIRETNISEWRRTICGNVSSVFQPYDPSTYKKPQPVNRDEIVTTIHKAQFRDAPSNFKALSASEIKEINQNTAGTSYLPKQEPGTRPSCAIPYELYVEGDLSKDKTTFEIALHAGNKAFGEKSVGAPFIIYAMNPYQGEELRVWNYAVKAGDTLKQTWKISDFEGGKYHLKVYGPNGFFREFAGGVQDNDVTVTCAYVPDKTGKLKGDLLFTIGNKGSKAASIAIIDNAYGEKPLNLKIAAGGRSQAVMTLSKSYNWYDLSIQVDQSKTVRRYAGHVETGNESVTDPFMAKG; encoded by the coding sequence ATGGATTCAAGGAGAGAATTTTTAAAAAAGGCCGCTCTGCTGACCGGCGGCGCAGGAATGATGGGCTTTTTGCCCGAATCGGTGCAGCGCGCAATGGCCATTAATCCTGCTCCCGGCACCACTTATCTGGATGCTGAGCACGTCGTTATTTTAATGCAGGAAAACCGCTCATTCGATCACACTTACGGTAAGTTGCAAGGAGTACGGGGCTTCAATGATCCCCGGGCGATTACGTTGCCGAATAAAAATAAAGTCTGGCTGCAGACTGACAAAAAAGGAGATACCTACGGACCTTTCCGGCTCAATATTAAAAATACAAAAGCTACGTGGATGCACGATCTGCCGCATTCGCGTGAGTCGCAGGTGGATGCTTACAATGGTGGTAAGTATGATAAATGGCTGACTTCGAAGCGGTCAGGTCATGCCGAATATTCGGATATGCCGCTGACGCTTGGTTATTACGACCGCGAAGATCTGCCGTTTTACTATGCACTTGCCGATGCATTCACGGTCTGTGATCAGAACTTCTGTTCGTCGATGACGCCCACACACCCGAACCGCTACTATTTATGGTCGGGTACGATCCGCGAAACTCCTGATATTGACTCACTCGCGGTGGTTCGGAACAGTTATTTTTCGATCAATAAGCCGGTCAAATGGAAGACATTCCCGGAGCGGCTGCATGATGCGGATGTTTCGTGGAAGTTTTATCAGAACGAGGTTGGCGCGATCATGCAGTTTCATCCCGGCCTAGGTTCGTGGCTGAGCAATTTTGGCTGTAACCCATTGGAAAGGTATGCGCAGTACCATGTTAAGTCTTCTGCGGATTACATTCATTATGCCAAACTGGAAGTTGAAAAACTCAAAACCGAGCTGCCCAATTTGAAAGAAAAGCTCACGGTAGCATCCGTTGAGGAAAAAACCAAACTTTCGAAAAGCTACGATAACCAGGTTGCATTGCTGGAAAAATACGAGGGAGATCTGGCCCAATACAGTGAAGAAAACCTCAAAAAATTCTCGGTAAAGGAGCGCGACCTGCATCATCGTGCATTTGTGTCCAACCGCGAAGATCCTGATTATCTCAAACTAAGCACGATCACTTACGAGGAAAATGGAGAAAAAAGGAAAGTACAGGTCCCGAAAAGTGATATTTTCTATCAATTCCGAAAGGATGTAAAAGAAGGAAAGCTGCCGACAGTATCATACCTGGCCGCGCCGCAGAATTTTTCTGATCATCCGTCTGCGCCCTGGTATGGTGCCTGGTACGTTTCGGAAACGCTCGATATCCTGACGCAGAACCCGGAGGTTTGGAAGAAGACGATCTTTATTTTGTGTTATGATGAAAATGACGGCTACTACGACCACGTTCCACCGTTTTCAATCCCGAATCCATTTAAACCCGATTCCGGGAAAGTGTCGGAAGGCATTGACATTAAAGCGGAATACGTGACGCTGGAACAGGATATGTCGCAGGTACCGAAGGGGAATGCGCGGGAAGGTGCTATCGGACTGGGTTTCCGGGTGCCACTGGTGGTAGCGTCGCCGTGGTCGCGCGGGGGCAAAGTGTGCTCGCAGGTTTTTGACCATACTTCCATTATTCAGTTTCTTGAAGAATTTACCAGCCATAAATCAGGCAAAAAGATCAGGGAAACCAATATATCCGAGTGGAGAAGGACGATATGTGGAAATGTGAGTTCGGTATTTCAACCTTATGATCCTTCCACTTACAAAAAGCCCCAGCCTGTCAACCGCGACGAAATTGTGACGACGATCCATAAAGCACAATTCCGTGATGCACCATCGAATTTTAAAGCATTGTCGGCGAGCGAAATCAAAGAAATTAACCAGAATACTGCCGGTACCAGCTACCTCCCTAAACAAGAACCCGGCACGCGGCCGTCGTGTGCGATACCTTATGAGTTGTACGTCGAAGGTGATCTTTCCAAAGATAAAACTACATTTGAAATTGCCCTGCATGCAGGAAATAAGGCTTTTGGTGAAAAATCAGTGGGTGCGCCATTCATCATTTACGCCATGAATCCATATCAGGGCGAAGAGCTGAGAGTCTGGAACTATGCAGTCAAAGCCGGGGATACATTAAAACAAACCTGGAAAATATCAGACTTTGAAGGCGGAAAGTATCATTTGAAAGTTTACGGTCCCAATGGATTTTTCCGTGAGTTCGCAGGCGGTGTCCAGGACAATGATGTGACGGTAACCTGCGCCTATGTACCCGACAAAACAGGCAAATTGAAAGGTGATCTGCTATTTACGATTGGCAACAAAGGCAGCAAAGCGGCTTCGATCGCGATCATTGACAATGCATATGGAGAAAAACCATTGAACCTGAAAATAGCAGCCGGCGGCCGTTCACAAGCTGTGATGACACTTTCCAAAAGCTACAACTGGTACGACCTCAGCATTCAGGTAGATCAATCCAAGACGGTGAGAAGATACGCAGGGCACGTGGAAACGGGTAACGAAAGTGTCACAGATCCTTTTATGGCAAAAGGGTAA